The nucleotide sequence AACTTGGCCACCGACTTGACCAGTAAGGTAGATAAAACACTGAAGCCCTTTCACTTTACTGTCTCTTTGGAGATACAAACAGGTTTGGTCAGTCTGAATCATAATTATGACCACAAAACTCAGGTTGGAAGAATACAATGGGCAAAAGATCAAATCCCAACAGCAGTTGATCAGTCAATACGAGTTCAGTACATAGATTTGATATTGCTCAGCATAAATCAAATGGGTCCACCCGAAAGAGTTCTATCTCTCTGATCTACAGGAAATGGTGGCCTACCAGAACCCAACGTGTGAAAAGAGTGTGAAGTGAGGGTTTTATGAAATTAAGTTTTTGATTCATCTGTGACAGCTATAAGCATTTCGTCTATAAAAGGAATGTCCATAATTATAGAAAAGCAGTTTATTAAAAGGGAGTTTATGTCCAAACTGGTTCTAAAACACTCTGTAGGGGAAACATGTTTACAGTACACACCTCTGCTATCTTTAAAATACGTTCTAACTGCCCAAACTGCTTTCCCTGATATCAGGGGTGGCAATGGAAACATTTCCCTCAGTTGTTTTGGAAACACAGATTTTGGATGATATTAAACTCCAACTTCAAACGGTTTATTGTAGCACCATAATGTCATGTCAGATGACCAAGCAGACACTCATTGAATACAATgcttattttatgttaatttgtGGCCATTTGTAAAGTAATTTACTGATCTTTCAACTAACCATCAAACTACACTACGTGCTTCACTTGACGGAACTGAGCAGTTTGTTACAACCgctattaaatgtatttgaatggcttcatttgcattttaatattctaTACACGACTTTTACGAAAGTTGACATTAACACAAAGGTGACTAATTCGTGTGAAAAAGGACAACTGCACGCACTCTgcattttggttttgaccttttTGATCTTCGTTTGCATCTCAACAGGAAGTGGTCACTCTGTACGTGATGCGACTGAAGGTCTTATGACAGGCGCTTCAACCCGTGTGACCTATTTAGGTTTATGACTGTCCTGGCCTGATCATTTTTGCACACTCTTCTCTATTGTTGCAGTATTGGAATCTTCCGTGAGTTGTGCCGCTCTGAAGGGAACTGTAGGCCTGAGCTGTGAGAACTTCTGCATCTTTCTTTCCTGCAAACATCACAAAGAGATCATTGAGATCTCAGATGGTTGAGTCAGATCAGAGACCTCAGTTTGCTTTGGGTTTTTGTAGAAGAGCGAAAAAGAGGAGGAAGGGGCTTAGGGTTCAGAGAAGAGCTGAAAACCACAGCGATGATTAGACTGTAACATGGTTTTTCATTCAGATTGTAGATGTGCATTGCATTGCATGTTCTAACTACAGATGTGTATAGTAGACTTAGCAAATGAAGTCCAATAAATTAAGCTAATGCGTCAAAGAATTGTTACTGTGTATGTGGAACTTTTAAGCACCTCAacaaatgtattgtatttataaatTTAGGTCAGGGTATTGTACTTTTAAGTTGTGTACCAAAGTGTGGTTTGTTCCAGTGTAATATGCAACCTGTGCACAACAATGACTTCTAGAGATGGATGTGTGGTGGTGTGTGCAGTGCATGGTGTAGGTGGATGAGGTGCTTCTGATGGCCTGATCTTAACACTGCCTCTTCTCACTTAGCAGAAGCTGTAGCAAATACTACATTCTAAAGAGTGCGCCAAGCATGTGTTAGTTGCACTACAATCATGTCGATATGTTCCCAAAAACAGCTTTTCGGCTCGTTTCTTGCTTGTCCAAGATTCCAAAACACAGTAAACACTTTCAAGGTCAGAGTGAACGAAATGCtacaaaacagaacagaatataataatagaaataaaaataataattaaatattataccctgaatgtaatattttatattggataaaagcgtctgctaaatgcataattgtaAAAAGGCTAATAATAGTTCTATTTATGATTTGAAAACTGTGCAATTCTTCACATAAATAAAACTGCGACAGTGTTCCTCAAATACTGCAGTTTAACTCAAAAtccagccacaaaaaaaaaaaaaaaaaaaaaaaaaaaaaaacggggctATACACAGAAGCCTATAACGTAAACTGCTTTGACTCTTGTTAATCAGGGCGGGACTAAACAGTGAGCTCGACTCAAACGCACTGCATAtgtaaacttcttctttttttttcttcttcttctttttcatgTATAGGTTcgtcaataaaaaatatttcttaataatcTATTTGATTAAATCGTGTAAATTAATCTGAAGAATTTAGTCGTTTGAATGCGTTGGATTCGCGTCAGATCGTGTTCCTGTCTTTTGTGCATCGGACAATTGATGGTTCTTGTATAAAACATGTGGAATTCAGTTATCTTTAAGACACAATGAGGACTACTATTTGTAAAATAGCGTTCTTATGTCGCTTCCTGTTGGCTATGGATGGTAAGTGTTTTACTGTGTCACTTCGACTTTACTCTTTTATGTTTACAACAGAAAGATGATATTTATTCGCTTATTCTACTTTTGATAGCGCTCGTCTCTACCTGCACCTCTGTCATAGACCTATAACACGTTAGAGATTGTGACCAAAACCAAAGGTTGGGATTAAATGTGAGAATTTCTGTGAGTTTAAAACATGTGATGGATTCGGCTCGCCCACCAAACAACGGCTTCACTGCTGGATCAGCCTTTGGGAATCTGAAACCATCGGGGAGCGCAACACTCTTTGTCTTTAGTTTATTTCAGACGGACAACTTAGGTTCAACACAATTGAGCTAATGTACAACAACATATTTACATTAGTCTGAACAGGTGTAGGCTGAAGCTCTTGTTTATAATGCCTACCCTTTTTAAAACATCTcatcttttaataaataaacaaataaaaataaaaaataaaaactgttgttTTACATCAATATACTAGTATAACTAGACTACAATAACATCATTTTTGCCAATCAATACAGTTCCACAatccaaaatacaacaaaaagcCGCTTTCATTTATCACTCTTTAAACTGTTTCATATAGTTTCAGTGTTTTATTCTTAATTAGCTTCTTTAATTTGCTAAGTGACCCACATATTTTTAATTCCTCTTGACAGCTGTTCCATAGAATTACACCTTTAACTGAAATACAATGGTATTTTGCATTGGTCCTCACTTGGTTCTTTTTAAACATACAAGTTCCCCTCAAATCATGTTGACATTCTCTTTCTGTAAACAACCCTTGGATACTTTCTGGCAATTGATGATTGTTTACTTTGTAcataatttgtaatgtttttagttCTACTAATTATTTAAACTTTAGTGCCTTTAGTTCAATAAATAGGGAGTTTGTTGGCTCCCTATAGTTGGTTTTCTTTACTATTCGTATGGCTCTCTTTTGTAGCATAAATATTGAATtggtatttgttttatatgtatttccCCATACTTCCACACAATAAGTAATGTATGGAAGCACTAGGGAGCAATACAAGGTATATAatgatttttcatttaatcagTCTTTAACTTTATATAATATTGCAATTGACTTTGAAATCTTGTTCTGAGTAAAGGATATACGGGGCTTCCAATTTAAGTCATTATCAATTATCACCCCGAGAAATTTAATTGCCGACACCCTTTCTATTTCAATTTCGCTAATCATTAATTTACTTATTGTGTTCGGTAAACGATTACCAAAcacaatacattttgttttacttatatttaatgttagtttattCAAATCAAACCAATTTTTTAGCAGTACCATTTCTTTTTCCATTGTATCCAAAAGTTGTTTCAGATTGTCACCAGAACAAAATAAGTTTGTATCATCATGTCCTTTCAATGTTGCACACAAATATGTATCTAAACTTTAACAGGGTCTCAAAGAGAGCACTAATCTCCACGAGGGCACTTTAAACCGACACagttttacataaaaacattaacacaaaAAGCAGTTATAACCAATGAGCTATAACGTATAATTCCCAATAAGCAGCCACCCTTGCACGCACAGTACGTAGTATTCTGCAAAAaagttttgtaatggttttgtttatttttatttgccagTTTATAACCATTCAGACATAAACAACTTAAAAAGAACTCTTATTTGGAGAACTTATTTAGAGGTGGAGACTAACTAGTTTACAACTGTAAGACATTTTAACAGAAAATGAAAGAGAACAACTTGagtgttttattttgcattttatgttattttgttcaTGTTAAGTGTGTGTTAAGTCTTTTATTTCGTGTATGTTAACAttagacaatttatttacatacacAGGGAATAGtaaaacagtttttgttaaaaaaaaaaagaattactaTTGTTTGCTAAATTGTTATTACTAGTAAAatctgtttatacatttcttctttttaaaccTTCATCACAATTAACTTTGCAAAActgtttgtgtttcaggtgtgtttggtgatacagatgtagtgtcagtgatggagggagattctgtctcTCTTAACTCTAATTTTACTGAAGTACAGAGAGAGGATCAGATTCTGTGGATGTTTGGACCTAAAGAGACGAGAATAGCTGAACTCTATAAGAACATCATTGATATGTTTAACAGTAAAGAGAGATTTGGAGACAGACTGCAGatggacaatcaaactggatctctgatcatcagaAACACCAGCAgaacagactctggactttataaactacAGATCCGCAGCCACAGAGGAAACTCAGACAATACATTCAGTGTTACTGTCTATGGTAAGACAAATATGACTTAAAAACAGAATGTGTATGAATGGACATGAACCTTATTACTGGACTTGTGAATCAGGAATATGACAACTCTAAAAATAAAGGattgttgaaatgaaaatgtatttctcaACAACTTGTATTTTATGCTAGCAAATTATAACCCATTTAAACTCGACTCATCTTTTTTAAAACTAATGTTATGCATGTATATCTGCATTTGGATCCTGCTGTCTCTAATGTTTGAGTTTTATATAATTCACATTTTTTCAGCTCCTCTGCCTGTTCCTGTCGTCACCAGTAACTCTTCACactgttcttcatcatcatcatcttcaggaTCATCAGTGTCCAGATGTGTGCTGTTGTGTTCAGCTGTTAATACGGgtgatgtgactctctcctggtacaaaggaaacagtttattgtccaacatcagtgtgtctgatctcagcatcagtctctctctacctctggaggtggaatatcaggagaacaacatctacagctgtgtgatcaacaatcccatcacaaaccagactcaacacaacatcaacatcactcaactctgtcacaCGTGTTTAGGTAACGTACATCAGGaatctgtcttaaaatgtaacaaaatgttaaatgtgatttaaagGTATGTCCACATTTTTTGAAGCTGAATAGCATTTTtgataatatgtattttacatataaatctGTACTTAGTTCAGACCATTTTTGACAATTAAACCATCAACCTACATTAGTGCTTCAAGGTAGTGCAAGATAAAAATGAAGTCATGACTGCATATTCATATACTGGaagtcaaaatgaaaatttatttataggttattctgtataattaatgtaaatttcaaaaacatttgaatttcTTTTCTGCCTTCCTATTATTGCTGTTCCATAACTAGTGTTTCTATTTCTTCTTTGAAGGCACAGTGGAATGATTGTTTTTCCTCTTTCAGGTTCAGCTTC is from Carassius gibelio isolate Cgi1373 ecotype wild population from Czech Republic chromosome B22, carGib1.2-hapl.c, whole genome shotgun sequence and encodes:
- the LOC127986956 gene encoding SLAM family member 9 — encoded protein: MRTTICKIAFLCRFLLAMDGVFGDTDVVSVMEGDSVSLNSNFTEVQREDQILWMFGPKETRIAELYKNIIDMFNSKERFGDRLQMDNQTGSLIIRNTSRTDSGLYKLQIRSHRGNSDNTFSVTVYAPLPVPVVTSNSSHCSSSSSSSGSSVSRCVLLCSAVNTGDVTLSWYKGNSLLSNISVSDLSISLSLPLEVEYQENNIYSCVINNPITNQTQHNINITQLCHTCLGSASESGSFVAALISAVVLAMLAIVMCYLYRKYRQSRPKENYFEQSARAAETVQSDDSEVAYAETTFLPNVQNKKHNQTEETIYSTVNGH